AGCTCACGCTCCAGGACCCTAACCTCGTCATGGTACACAATCAGGAGACGGGAGAGATACTTCTGAAGGGAACCGGAGAACTACATCTAGAGATCTCGCTTTACGAGGTAAGTAAAGCCGGTCTGGAGTTCGATGTGAGTGAGCCCACTGTGGTCTATAGGGAGGGAGTTAGGGGGACGAGCGATGTAGTACTAGCGAAGTCACCGAACAAGTTGAACAGGATATGGGTTACGGCCTCCCCACTCAACGAGGAGGTCGTATCCCTGATAAGGGAGGGCAAGGTGAACGAGAGGATGGACAGCAGGACCATAGCTAGGATCCTCAGGGAGGAGGGTAAGATGGATACTGAGGACGCTAGAAACGTCTGGACGATAGATGAGGAGAACTACAACCTATTCATAAACAGGACCGTCGGCGTCCAGAGGTTGGATGAGGTGAGGGAGATACTGAGGCAGGGCTTCATGTGGGTAATGAAGGAGGGTCCGCTAGCGGGCGAGCCCGTGATGGGGGTCGCGATAAGACTGGTGAACGCCATGATACACGAGGACCCAGCTCACAGGGGACCTGCTCAACTCACTCCAGCTGTTAGGAAGGCGATATTCGGCTCAATGCTCAGTGCCAATCCTGTCCTACTGGAACCGATCTACGAGATACAGGTGTCCACGCCCCCTGAACTGATAGGTTCGGTGATCTCACTGATATCCCAGAAGAGGGGGAAGGTCGTCGGGATAGAGGAGAGGGGCAGGATAAGCATAGTGAAGGGATACATCCCGGTTAGGGAGACTCTAGGAGGGTTCAGCAACGAGATGAGGAGTATAACGAGCGGTAGGGCATTCTGGCAGACGAAGTTCTCCCACTGGGAGCCTCTACCGAAGAACCTGATGGAGCAGGTAGTGCTGGAGATAAGGAAGAGGAAGGGGATGAAGGAGGAGATCCCGAAGGCCGAGGAATACATGGATACCCTTTGAAAGACATCAACCCCTCTTTTTAAGCTCCCTGAAGAATATGTATGATCTTTCCAGGCAAGTGACGTAGCTGAGCAACGCTATGAGCGTGAGCCCTAAGCTAACCATGTCGATTGCACAGAATAGGGCTGATAGCAAGATCCTCTCCCCTCTCCCTGCCAAACTGAACTCCGTTCCTCTCACTCCCAGAGACTCCGATCTCGCTCTAACGTAGCTCACTAGCATAGATGAGTGCGTAGCTAAAGCTGCCCAGAGTAACTCATCTGAGTAAATCCCCATGGACACGAACAGCAAGCCATCTTCAACCCTATCCGTGACGGAATCGATGAAAGCGCCTTTTGGTCCGGAGTTACCGCTCTTCCTCGCTATAGCACCATCCATCAAATCGAAGAAGCCGCCCAACATGATGAGAGCTGATGCTAAGAGTGGTCTCTTCAGTAGTAGGCTGATAGAGGATCCTAAAAAGGATAAGAATCCGAGGAAGGTCACGAAATTAGCGCTAACCCCTATGCTGTTGGCTATGTGAGCGAGTCCCTCCAGCATCTTCGAAGATACTCCTCTGAAGCGCTCCAGCATCAGGTACCCCGCTCACGGGCTCGCATTTTAATTTACGCCTTTCTCAGTCAGTGGAATGCCCGATCTGGTGGTCATATTAGTTGAACCTGAGAAAGCCGATAACGTCGGTATGATCGCTAGGGCCATGAAGAACTTCGGCTTCAGGAGACTGAGGGTAGTGAGGCCCATGTTCGAGAGCTTCGACAGAGTGATAGCCGCCGCCATGAGGGCTAGGGATGTCATCGAGGGGATGGAGGTGTTCGCAACGCTTGAGGAGGCTAAGGAGGGTATCGACTTG
This is a stretch of genomic DNA from Candidatus Korarchaeum sp.. It encodes these proteins:
- a CDS encoding CDP-alcohol phosphatidyltransferase family protein, which gives rise to MLERFRGVSSKMLEGLAHIANSIGVSANFVTFLGFLSFLGSSISLLLKRPLLASALIMLGGFFDLMDGAIARKSGNSGPKGAFIDSVTDRVEDGLLFVSMGIYSDELLWAALATHSSMLVSYVRARSESLGVRGTEFSLAGRGERILLSALFCAIDMVSLGLTLIALLSYVTCLERSYIFFRELKKRG